The DNA window tacctcctatgtacaagaatataactactataatactactcctatgtacaagaatataactactataatactactcctatgtacaagaatataactactataatactacctcctatgtacaagaatataactactataatactactcctatgtacaagaatataactactataatactgctcctatgtataagaatataactactataatactactcctatgtacaagaatataactactataatactacctcctatgtacaagaatataactactataatactactcctatgtacaagaatataactactataatactgctcctacgtacaagaatataactactataatactacctcctatgtacaagaatataactactataatactgctcctacgtacaagaatataactactataatactgctcctacgtacaagaatataactactataatactacacctatatacaagaatataactactataatactgctgctatgtacaagaatataactactataatactacctgctatgtacaagaatataactactataatactactcctatgtacaagaatataacaactataatactactcctatgtacaagaatataacaactataatactactcctatgtacaagaatataactactataatactgctcctatttacaagaatataactactataatactactcctatgtacaagaatataactactataatactacctcctatgtacaagaatataactactataatactactcctatgtacaagaatataactactataatactgctcctacgtacaagaatataactactataatactacctcctatgtacaagaatataactactataatactgctcctacgtacaagaatataactactataatactacctcctatgtacaagaatataactactataatactactcctatgtacaagaatataactactataatactacctcctatgtacaagaatataactactataatactacctcctatgtacaagaatataactactataatactactcctatgtacaagaatataactactataatactgctcctatgtataagaatataactactataatactactcctatgtacaagaatataactactataatactactcctatgtacaagaatataactactataatactgctcctacgtacaagaatataactactataatactaccttctatgtacaagaatataactactataatactgctcctacgtacaagaatataactactataatactgctcctacgtacaagaatataactactataatactgctcctacgtacaagaatataactactataatactgctcctacgtacaagaatataactactataatactacacctatatacaagaatataactactataatactgctcctatgtacaagaatataactactataatactgctgctatgtacaagaatataactactataatactacctgctatgtacaagaatataactactataatactactcctatgtacaagaatataacaactataatactactcctatgtacaagaatataacaactataatactactcctatgtacaagaatataactactataatactgctcctatttacaagaatataactactataatactactcctatgtacaagaatataactactataatactacctcctatgtacaagaatataactactataatactactcctatgtacaagaatataactactataatactactcctatgtacaagaatataactactataatactacctcctatgtacaagaatataactactataatactactcctatgtacaagaatataactactataatactgctcctatgtataagaatataactactataatactactcctatgtacaagaatataactactataatactacctcctatgtacaagaatataactactataatactactcctatgtacaagaatataactactataatactgctcctacgtacaagaatataactactataatactacctcctatgtacaagaatataactactataatactgctcctacgtacaagaatataactactataatactgctcctacgtacaagaatataactactataatactgctcctacgtacaagaatataactactataatactgctcctacgtacaagaatataactactataatactacacctatatacaagaatataactactataatactgctcctatgtacaagaatataactactataatactgctgctatgtacaagaatataactactataatactacctgctatgtacaagaatataactactataatactactcctatgtacaagaatataacaactataatactactcctatgtacaagaatataacaactataatactactcctatgtacaagaatataactactataatactgctcctatttacaagaatataactactataatactaccccctatgtacaagaatataactactataatactactcctatgtataagaatataactactataatactactcctatgtacaagaatataactactataatactactcctatgtacaagaatataactactataatactgctcctatgtacaagaatataactactataatactacctcctatgtacaagaatataactactataatactgctcctatgtacaagaatataactactataatactacctcctatgtacaagaatataactactataatactactcctatgtacaagaatataactactataatactactcctatgtacaagaatataactactataatactgcaccctatgtacaagaatataactactataatactacctcctatgtacaagaatataactactataatactacctcctatgtacaagaatataactactataatactactcctatgtacaagaatataactactataatactgctgctatgtacaagaatataactactataatactacctcctatgtacaagaatataactactataatactactcctatgtacaagaatataactactataatactactcctatgtacaagaatataactactataatactacctcctatgtacaagaatataactactataatactactcctatgtacaagaatataactactataatactgctcctatgtataagaatataactactataatactactcctatgtacaagaatataactactataatactacctcctatgtacaagaatataactactataatactactcctatgtacaagaatataactactataatactgctcctacgtacaagaatataactactataatactacctcctatgtacaagaatataactactataatactgctcctacgtacaagaatataactactataatactgctcctacgtacaagaatataactactataatactacacctatatacaagaatataactactataatactgctgctatgtacaagaatataactactataatactacctgctatgtacaagaatataactactataatactactcctatgtacaagaatataacaactataatactactcctatgtacaagaatataacaactataatactactcctatgtacaagaatataactactataatactgctcctatttacaagaatataactactataatactactcctatgtacaagaatataactactataatactacctcctatgtacaagaatataactactataatactgctcctatgtacaagaatataactactataatactgctcctatgtacaagaatataactactataatactacctcctatgtacaagaatataactactataatactactcctatgtacaagaatataactactataatactacctcctatatacaagaatataactactataatactacctcctatgtacaagaatataactactataatactactcctatgtacaagaatataactactataatactgctcctatgtacaagaatataattactataatactactcctatgtacaagaatataactactataatactacctcctatgtacaagaatataactactataatactactcctatgtacaagaatataattactataatactactcctatgtacaagaatataactactataatactacctcctatgtacaagaatataactactataatactactcctagtcTGCGCCagcgtggagcatattatattgtgtgggagcatgttatactgtgtagaggccactgtggagcatgttatactgtctgtGGGCTACAGTACATCACATTATACTCTGTTGAGGGTCACTATAGAGCAAGTTATACTGTttgagggtcactgtggagcatatgatactgtgtgaaggTTAGGGcgaagcattttatactgtgtgggggtcactgtggagcagattatactatgtaggggttaTGGTGAAGCATATTAgactgtgtggggttcactgtAAAGCATATTATACTAAGTAGGGGTTATGGTGAAGCATATtagactgtgtggaggtcactgtggagcatattatactatgtaggggttaTAGTGAAGCACATTAGACTgtgtgtgtggaggtcactgtggagcatattatactaagtAGGGGTTATGGTGAAGCATATTAGACTGTGTGAggccccttcattatttacatcacaccCCATCTATttaatagcagacatgtgatattataacAGAATGTAATGGCATTGCACTCACACTATATATAGCGTATATATAGTCTTTATGTCTCCGCAGTATGCCATTATTCTACCTCCTCTATGCTGGATAGGACGGTATATCATTGGGATAAACACAGCGATGCACATCCATTGAGGCTCTGGCGGCTATAGGGTAATGTAataataaatgggggggggggggatttttagCCGGGTTGAGGTCTTAGAAGAAATCTCCACTGATAGGTACAGAGTAGTCACAGGATGGGATTCAGTATCGCTGGTATAGACGTCCAACTGCATTGTGTTACTGCCACCTGCTGGTGACAATGGGTATATGTTCTCCCTGAATATCCACCAGCACCAGGTGGGTCATTCCCCCTCAtgacaacccccctccccccgtggTCTGTGACCCCCATTATCACCAGTGTGTTTTTGTATACAGGTCTGTTACTGTTCACAGCAgaatttgctacaatgtatcagtgcagacgTGAGCTACATACACCAGCAGTGTAACTCTCTCCCCCTaccctgatagtttgttacaatgtgtcagcgcAGCTATAATGTATCATTATGGAGAGGATTATCCTGATACaactgtaacagaccctcagctgtgaggtTCACATTTGTCGCAGTTTATTGTTGGCTCTCCAGTATGTATCGGGGTGTTGTTGCAGGATTTGGCCTGTGAAGTTTCCCTTTCATTCTCCGGGCTGAGGTGTGAGGAACATTAATGGGGTGTCGCGGCAGTAAAGGAGGGGCGTGTGTGACGTGGTGTACGGGACATCTTATCTGACCCCCGCCATGTTCTCAGGGGGTCAGCGGCCATCACTATAACAAGGCTCTTATTTACACTTCATCCCTGGGAACCGCTGCAATCAAAGAggaggagatatatggagggacccCGGACCCCCACCATAGGGCTGGCACAGGATGAAAGTCACCAGCAGAGGACACCACagagctatgacatcatcagtcacATGTGCAGGATTGTTGCCATCACACTGACTGAGGACATGGAGTGTGAGGAGGATGgtctgcgctgccccctgctggacacTACAAGAACAGCACCCAGGAGCTCTGTGATAGAGGAAGACCGCAGAACTCAGGGTGACGGGGAAGTAAAAGGGGGGCTCCTGGCATCGTGTCACCATGTAtcacctgagctgctgcagaacatcattatatacacctcagatgctgcagaacagcattatatacacctcagctgctgcagaaccttatagcgcacacctcagctgctgcagaacatcataacacacctcagctgctgcagaacctcatagcacacacctcagctgctgcagaacatcataaacacacctcagctgctgcagaacatcattatatacacctcagctgctgcagaacctcataatacacacctcagctgctgcagaacatcataatgcacacctcagctgctgcagaacatcataatgcacacctcagctgctgcagaacatcataatgcacacctcagctgttgcagaacctcataatacacacctcagctgctgcagaacctcctaatacacacctcagctgctgcagaacctcctaatacacacctcagctgctgcagaacatcctaatacacacctcagctgctgcagaacatcataatacacacctcagctgctgcagaacctcataatacacacctcagctgctgcagaacatcataatacacacctcagctgcttcagaacctcataatacacacctcagctcctgcagaacatcataatacacacctcagctgctgcagaacatcataacacacctcagctgctgcagaacatcataatacacacctcagctgctgcagaacatcataatgcacacctcagctgttgcagaacctcataatacacacctcagctgctgcagaacctcctaatacacacctcagctgctgcagaacctcctaatacacacctcagctgctgcagaacatcctaatacacacctcagctgctgcagaacatcctaatacacacctcagctgctgcagaacctcataatacacacctcagctgctgcagaacatcataatacacacctcagctgcttcagaacctcataatacacacctcagctgctgcagaacctcataatacacaccacagctgctgcagaacctcataatacacacctcagctgctgcagaacctcataatacacacctcagctgctgcagaacatcataatacacacctcagctgctgcagaacctcataatacacaccacagcttctgcagaacctcataatacacacctcagctgctgcagaacctcataatacacacctcagctgctgcagaacatcataatacacacctcagctgcttcagaacctcataatacacacctcagctgctgcagaacctcataatacacacctcagctgctgcagaacctcataatacacacctcagctgctgcagaacctcataatacacacctcagctgctgcagaacctcataatacacacctcagctgctgcagaacttcataatgcacacctcagctgcttcagaacatcataatgcacacctcagctgctgcagaacatcataatacaaacctcagctgctgcagaacatcataatacacacctcagctgctgcagaacatcataatgcacacctcagctgctgcagaacctcataatacacacctcagaatGAAGAGCAGACATAGGCACATAGGTAACAGATCATATAAGACGCCTGCGGCCTCCATGACATGTACTGAAGTCTAATGTCACAATCTAGTCGCCATTTCTATGTTGtcttatgctccagtcacatccaaagctgcgttCACAATCTTCCTCTTTGATCTGAGTCTTTAATTCCTCTTTGTTGATTTACTGTCTGTAAAGTATTGTCTGCTGCATTGCATTCTGGGAGATGTATTGTTTGCAACCGAGAACAGGGCCTACAGAGATAAAATAGccacagctctgggtgtgactggagtagaggACATGATGTCACCCCGAATGACGACAAGACAAGTAACGCCAAGGATATCCACATTTATTAAATAGTATACGTCCATTCTCTCTGGATATAAACTGAGGCTGCGGCGACATCACGACGACATCAACACAGCTCTGCGATATGAAGATTGCCTCCGACTCCGCCCACTGCCACAATCTGACCACCGGGGGCAGCGTCTACGGCCTGCACCGCCTTGCTGCACAGCGAGACCTCTCCCAGAACCTGCAACGACAAACAAAGACATGTTAAACATGGCGGCGTTCCCCTTTAAGGATGGTGATTATGATATGTGATACGCGATGCGTCAGCGACAGATGAAATCGTATCCTCGGCGGATTATCCAGGAATGTTTATATTGTGATGTAGAGACCACGAGACGCCATTCGCGTCGCCCTATACTGTACAGAAGGTGGAAATCGTCCTGACAGCAACAAGAAAACACAATATAGAAGACATTGCCTTGTGCTGATCATGTCTtatgctccagtcacagccaaagctgcttTCAAATGACTTGTAACTGGTAACCTATTAGCTCTGTACAGACACATTCTAACTCCTTGGCGAGGATTCTGTAACCTTTCATTGTGAAAGAGGTGACCTGTGAAGGCGCCGAACACATAGGGGGCGCCGGGATGTGTGAGGGTAGGGCTAAGAAGCAGCAGCagtggaagtgactggagtataaagcTGGGGACCCTGGGGTTAAGCTGAAGCTTATAAGTCATCCCCTATTCATGTacattaaatatggcagctgctcGGGAGCTGGACCGACGCCATAGTCAGCGGGTGTGGGCTGATCACAAACATTTAACCACTGAGATGTGAGCAGAGAAAAAGGGCTCCCTCTGGTGAACTCCTTCTGTATTGCACCAAAGTCACAGCGCCATACCCAGGTAGTGGAAGGTCCAAGTATTGCACCTCAGTCACATTCGTCTCAGAGGGAAGGGATCGGCTCTCACCTCTTGGGTCTTCAGATTGACGGCACGGGCGCTGCACGTTCCGCTGCCTCCAGCCAGGACCACTTGGTCAGTGCAGAACCGAGCAGTGTAGAGGAACTCCCCCTGCAGGACGGGGGCAGGAAATGGAACGTCTTGTAGGAGGTTGGAGGAGCGCAAGTCCCAGAGCTGCAGAGCGTTCCTCGCCGCCCAGGAGGCGCTCAGGATGTGCTGGTCCTGTGCAGGGACAAAGGGAGGAGTGAGTGGAGGAATCCGACGACATGGCACCCAGCTGGCTGAGAGTCCTGAAAGGCAAGTCTGCCTAGTCCTGTAGCAATACTGAGATACATCACTATATAAAGGGCAGACTGGCTGTTTGGGGCTCTAGGAAAACCAGAAGGGGCAGCAGTGAGATACATGAAAACCAGAAGGGGCAGCAGTGAGATACATGAAAACCAGAAGGGGGCGGCAGTGAGATACATGAAAACCAGAAGGGGGCGGCAGTGAGATATACATGAAAACCAGAAGGGGGCGGCAGTGAGATACATGAAAACCAGAAGGGGGTGGCAGTGAGATATACATGAAAACCAGAAGGGGGCGGCAGTGAGATACATGAAAACCAGAAAGGGGGCAGCAGTGAGATATATGAAAACCAGAAGGGGGCGGCAGTGAGATACATGAAAACCAGAAGGGGGTGGCAGTGAGATATACATGAAAACCAGAAGGGGGCGGCAGTGAGATATATGAGAACCAGAAGGGGGCAGCAGTGAGATATATGAAAACCAGAAGGGGGCGGCAGTGAGATACTTGAAAACCAGAAGGGGGCGGCAGTGAGATACATGAAAACCAGAAAGGGGGCAGCAGTGAGATATATGAAAACCAGAAGGGGGCGGCAGTGAGATACTTGAAAACCAGAAGGGGGCGGCAGTGAGATACATGAAAACCAGAAGGGGGCAGCAGTGAGATATATGAGAACCAGAAGGGGGCGGCAGTGAGATACATGAAAACCagcagggggcggcagtgagATATATGAGAACCAGAAAGGGGCAGCAGTGAGATATATGAAAACCagcagggggcggcagtgagATACATGAAAACCAGAAGGGAGCAGCAGTGAGATGCATGAAAACCAGAAGGGGGCAATAGTGACAAATATCAgatcctgcagggggcagcagtgagatatatgagaaccagcagggggcagcagtgagatATATCAGAACCTGCAGGGGCAATATTAACATATACAAGAACCAacagggggcagcagtgagatAGATGAGAACCAacagggggcagcagtgagatAGATGAGAACTAGTAGGCGACTGCAGTGCAATATATCAAAATCCAGCaggattgtgaatgcagctctggatgtgactggagtatctcACCCGAATATCAATCCCTGGCCCGCAGATGTGAGGACCGTTGATCATTCTCCGCGCCTCCTTCGCCATCCtcttgtcccagaccttggatcACAAAGAAAGCAGAGTAAGAGTCACAAAGTTgccttctcacagctgagagtttgttacaattGCATCCAGTCTGGACTTAGAGAAAGCCCTACATACACAGACCCCTCTCCATTCACCACGGTCGCAGTATGGGGGGTCCCCGATCCACGTGACCTGAGCCAGAGTGATCAGCAGCCATGGGCAGGTCAATGGAAGGCCCCCGtgacctcggtataacatgtcacATACATACGGGGGACACACCTTTATGGAATCATCCCAGCCGCCCGTCACAAAAATATGGCGCTCCGAGGGGTGAAACCGGAGAGCGAAGATCCGGCGGGTGTGACCACTGGTCAGCGTCAGCTCATCGTCGATCAGGAAGTCCGGGGCCATCAAGAAGTTCAGGATCTGGAGCACGAAACACGGACACAACTCCCATCAGACTCCTATTCAGAAACTGCTACTGGTGACAACTAGTGGACAAAGCAGGGAATAGCAGCCACATAACACAGAGACTGCTAACACAGCTTTTCTAGACCCCTGAGTGGCAAATCCTTCCATCAATACACTTATATATCCCCTGCCGATAACATCCAGCTGGATGTCAGTCCCTGTATGAGcgtaatggcggccatattgttTGTCACAGTCTAATATGACGGGCACGTCACCTCGTTGGTTTGACTATCGTACAGGCGGATGTGTCGGTCCCTCCCTGCCGTGCCGAACACGCTGCCGTCCATGCTGAAGTCCAGGGCGTGAATTTCATTTTCTGCCtctaaaaagtacaaaaaaaacgaAAACTTTATTGTTCAGACAAGCAGCGGCCATTTTGAACCTACTAGAGGGGGCCTATGATGTCCCGATAACACCTATCAATAGGATAGAAGATGACTTCATGATGggtgggggtccgactgctgggacccccactgtgACGACCATGGCGTCCACTTAGGTAGGCCGAGCCTGCGCCCTgtcactccattcattctctatgaggGCGCTAGTGATCGCAACATGTTGTGCTGCTCTATCGGGAGGGAAGAACCCGACCCCTGTCCTagggatcggtgggggtcccggAGGTCAGATGCCCACCGTTCCAGAGAATGAGGGTGCTGATGGAGCGGTAGGCGGAGGATGCACCCTGCCACTTCATCCATTGCCTATGGGGGCGCCAGAGATAACTGAACGCAACTCCTTCTACATAGGAGCACCGCATCCATGTTCGCAGGATTGGATGATCGGGACATTGGGGGACGTTTTCTCGGGgcttaaatattgatgacttagctAATTGGAATGGCACTGGTGCTCCGTTCATCATTCACATGGCCTGttatcagctcagtcccattcaagtgaggctgagttgcaataccaagcactgccactaTACAAAAACGGCGCCGCTGTGGTAAGTGGTTATGAGGCCGCAGCACTCTGTCCCTTCACCAACCAGTGTCAGACCCTTAGCATAGAGCACTTT is part of the Leptodactylus fuscus isolate aLepFus1 chromosome 3, aLepFus1.hap2, whole genome shotgun sequence genome and encodes:
- the LOC142196864 gene encoding uncharacterized protein LOC142196864; protein product: MSRRRLEEAILRSKALESSGESVDEGSDDEEGERRAELFVRYRIPLTKDSHGIYSLRFSPTGKQLAVGFGNGAIQTVNAERGVLGQTLFSGHRTRQAITSLSYHPKNSTILVGAGADGLISFYDIKSELNVLTLTEAENEIHALDFSMDGSVFGTAGRDRHIRLYDSQTNEILNFLMAPDFLIDDELTLTSGHTRRIFALRFHPSERHIFVTGGWDDSIKVWDKRMAKEARRMINGPHICGPGIDIRDQHILSASWAARNALQLWDLRSSNLLQDVPFPAPVLQGEFLYTARFCTDQVVLAGGSGTCSARAVNLKTQEVLGEVSLCSKAVQAVDAAPGGQIVAVGGVGGNLHIAELC